The following proteins are encoded in a genomic region of Desulfobacterales bacterium:
- a CDS encoding DUF262 domain-containing protein — protein MSYQTALTIAEVVHDIHKKKYLLPAIQREFVWDTDQIEKLFDSLMRDYPINSFLFWTVSKEKVFEYEFYEFLREYHEKNNTHNPKANVTGEEEVIAVLDGQQRLTSLYLALKGSYAYKLPRKRWDNDQAFPKRKLYLNLLQHSSEVDRKFEFVFLTEKESKENDKDSFWFPVEKILILKESYDVNQYLIDNGLFTEFGKDKASFANKTLSKLHSVIHLKSTISYYLEKSSDLDKVLNIFIRINSGGTILSYSDLLLSIATAQWEEKDAREEITSFVEELNNIGDGFNFNKDFVLKSCLVLCGFTNIAFIVDNFNKKNMLRIESDWEEITSALRIAVGLVSSFGYNRDTLTSNNAIIPIAYYIRNNEIKDSFISSSKNTEEKSSIKKWLVLSLIKRAFSGQPDNVLRPLRKIIKDNGANFPLDKIIAHFKGTNKTLIFSDEDIENLTWHKYGQNFTFSVLTLLYPYLDYRNQFHVDHIFPKSLFTASKLRKRGVSEDNIDTYKLYLNYLGNLQLLEAVPNIEKSNKEFDVWFSQIYKTEKEKSEYRKKHYIPDVDISFTNFVELFEKREDLLTKKLKEILQIQTEKPRIRRRITK, from the coding sequence ATGTCATATCAAACAGCTCTCACAATCGCAGAAGTCGTTCACGATATTCATAAAAAGAAATATTTGTTGCCAGCTATCCAGCGAGAGTTCGTCTGGGATACTGATCAGATCGAAAAACTTTTTGACAGTCTAATGAGGGATTATCCAATCAATTCTTTTTTATTTTGGACTGTCTCGAAGGAAAAAGTTTTTGAATATGAATTTTATGAATTCCTGCGGGAATATCATGAAAAAAACAATACCCATAATCCTAAAGCGAATGTAACAGGGGAAGAAGAAGTTATTGCTGTTTTAGATGGTCAGCAGAGGCTTACATCCTTATACTTGGCACTGAAAGGAAGCTATGCATACAAATTGCCAAGAAAGCGTTGGGATAATGACCAAGCCTTCCCCAAACGAAAACTCTATCTTAATTTATTGCAACATTCTTCGGAAGTTGACAGAAAATTTGAATTTGTTTTTTTAACTGAAAAAGAATCAAAAGAAAATGATAAGGATAGTTTTTGGTTTCCGGTAGAAAAAATTCTAATTTTAAAAGAATCTTATGATGTAAATCAATACCTTATTGATAATGGGCTTTTTACCGAATTTGGCAAAGACAAGGCTTCATTTGCCAACAAAACCCTTTCGAAACTTCACTCCGTTATTCATTTAAAATCTACAATTAGCTACTATCTTGAAAAAAGTTCTGACTTAGATAAGGTCCTGAATATATTTATAAGAATCAATAGCGGCGGGACCATTTTAAGTTATTCAGACTTATTGCTTTCTATTGCGACAGCCCAGTGGGAAGAAAAAGATGCAAGGGAGGAAATCACAAGCTTTGTTGAAGAACTAAATAATATTGGAGATGGTTTCAATTTCAATAAAGATTTTGTCCTAAAATCATGCTTAGTTCTTTGCGGTTTTACCAATATTGCCTTTATAGTAGATAATTTTAACAAAAAAAATATGCTGAGAATTGAGTCTGATTGGGAAGAAATCACTTCAGCGTTGCGAATAGCTGTAGGTCTTGTTTCTAGTTTTGGTTATAATCGAGACACCCTTACATCAAATAATGCAATAATACCTATTGCCTATTATATCCGAAACAATGAAATTAAAGATAGTTTCATTTCCTCTTCCAAAAACACCGAAGAGAAATCTTCGATAAAAAAATGGCTTGTTCTCTCTTTAATCAAAAGAGCTTTTAGTGGTCAGCCGGATAATGTATTGAGACCTTTGAGGAAAATAATTAAAGACAATGGTGCTAATTTTCCATTGGATAAAATTATTGCCCATTTCAAGGGTACAAATAAAACCTTAATATTTTCTGACGAAGATATTGAAAATTTAACTTGGCATAAGTATGGCCAGAATTTTACGTTTTCTGTTTTAACGTTGCTTTATCCATACCTTGACTATCGAAATCAATTTCACGTTGACCATATTTTCCCCAAAAGTCTTTTCACAGCAAGCAAGTTGCGGAAAAGAGGTGTATCTGAAGACAACATTGATACATATAAGTTGTATCTAAACTATCTTGGAAACCTTCAGCTTCTTGAAGCCGTTCCCAACATAGAAAAATCAAACAAAGAATTCGACGTTTGGTTTTCTCAAATATATAAAACCGAAAAAGAAAAATCAGAGTACAGAAAAAAACATTACATTCCTGATGTAGATATTTCTTTTACAAATTTTGTCGAGTTGTTTGAAAAAAGAGAAGATCTATTGACTAAAAAATTAAAAGAAATTCTTCAAATTCAAACAGAGAAGCCCCGTATTCGTAGAAGAATAACCAAATAG